GAGGAGGGTCAGTTCGTGCAGCATGTGGTTTTGCCTGCCAATGAACATGATTTTACGGGTGCCAAGAAGCTCAATGCCCGGTGGGCCGACTTTGGGTGTCCGAAAATCATTGGGGATAAGGCTTACGTATCGCCGGGGATCATCACCCCACCGAAGAAAAATGCCAAAGTGGTGGATGTGCGTTGGAAGCCTGAGTATGGGAAACTCCGGGTGAGCATCGAAAGGGCTTTTTCATGGGTGGTGCGAGTGGGGCTGAGGAGCAGTCAGGTGAAGACGCTCAGGACGCTAAAAACCCGACTGGCATTTGCTTTTCTAGCACACAACCTCAGATTTGCCCACCCCTAAACGGCATAAGAACAATGTTGTCATCTGATTTTCTACAATGAAGGTCCATGGGCCTCCAACTTGAAGCCTTTGAAGCACTTTACGCACAGGGCACTTACAGAAAAGCTGCCGCCTCTCTGGGCCTGACTTCGACCCTGGTCAAAGCCCGGATTCAGGCCCTGGAAAGCACATTGGGAGG
Above is a window of Deinococcus misasensis DSM 22328 DNA encoding:
- a CDS encoding transposase, translating into EEGQFVQHVVLPANEHDFTGAKKLNARWADFGCPKIIGDKAYVSPGIITPPKKNAKVVDVRWKPEYGKLRVSIERAFSWVVRVGLRSSQVKTLRTLKTRLAFAFLAHNLRFAHP